The proteins below are encoded in one region of Naumovozyma castellii chromosome 6, complete genome:
- the PGM2 gene encoding phosphoglucomutase PGM2 (ancestral locus Anc_2.445) encodes MSFQIQTVPTKPYQDQKPGTSGLRKKTKIFKDTPNYTENFIQAIMDAIPEGSKGATLVVGGDGRYYNDVILHKIAAIGAANGVKKLVIGQRGLLSTPAASHIMRTYEEKTQGGIILTASHNPGGIKNDMGIKFNLSNGGPAPEPVTNKIWEISKKMTSFKIIKDFPELELETLGKNKKYGPLLVDVIDTTKAYVEFVKQIFDFDLIKKFVHKQRDTKHWKLLFDGMNGVTGPYGKAIFVDELGLPADEVLQQWHPSPDFGGVHPDPNLTYAKALVDRVDRENIEFGAASDGDGDRNMIYGAGPAFVSPGDSVAIIAEYAAEIPYFAKQGIYGLARSFPTSSAIDRVAKAHGLNCYEVPTGWKFFCALFDAKKLSICGEESFGTGSNHVREKDGIWAILAWLNLLAIYNKHHPDRDVSIKIIQDEFWNKYGRTFFTRYDYEKVATEDAAKVIDNLRKHVESKTFVNHKFPTDESLTVVEAGDFSYTDLDGSVSAHQGLFFKLSNGARVVVRLSGTGSSGATIRLYVEKYTDDKSVYGQNAQVYLKPVIQSVVKFLNFKEFIGTEEPTVRT; translated from the coding sequence ATGTCCTTCCAAATCCAAACAGTCCCAACGAAACCATACCAGGATCAAAAGCCTGGTACCTCAGGTTTGCGTAAGAAGACCAAGATCTTCAAGGACACCCCTAATTACactgaaaatttcatccaaGCTATCATGGATGCTATCCCAGAAGGCTCTAAGGGTGCCACTTTGGTGGTTGGCGGTGATGGTCGTTACTATAACGATGTCATTCTGCATAAGATTGCCGCCATTGGTGCTGCTAATGGTGTCAAGAAGTTGGTTATTGGTCAAAGAGGGTTATTATCCACCCCTGCTGCTTCTCATATTATGAGAACATACGAGGAAAAGACTCAAGGTGGTATTATATTGACCGCCTCTCATAATCCAGGTGGTATTAAAAACGATATGGGTATCAAGTTTAATTTATCCAATGGTGGTCCAGCTCCAGAACCTGTCACTAACAAAATTTGGGAAATCTCCAAGAAGATGACTTCCTTTAAGATTATTAAGGACTTCCCAGAATTGGAATTAGAAACTTTGGGTAAGAACAAAAAATACGGTCCTTTACTCGTGGATGTCATTGATACCACTAAGGCTTACGTCGAATTCGTGAAGCAAATCTTCGATTTTGATCTAATTAAGAAATTCGTTCATAAGCAACGTGATACTAAACACTGGAAATTGTTGTTTGATGGTATGAATGGTGTCACAGGTCCATACGGTAAGGCCATTTTCGTCGATGAATTAGGTTTGCCAGCTGATGAAGTCTTACAACAATGGCATCCATCTCCAGATTTCGGTGGTGTTCATCCAGATCCAAATTTGACATACGCTAAGGCTTTAGTAGATAGAGTGGATCgtgaaaatattgaatttggtGCCGCCTCAGATGGTGATGGTGACAGAAATATGATTTATGGTGCTGGTCCAGCATTCGTGTCGCCTGGTGATTCAGTCGCTATCATTGCTGAATACGCTGCTGAAATCCCATATTTTGCTAAGCAAGGTATTTACGGGTTAGCTCGTTCATTCCCAACTTCAAGTGCCATTGATCGTGTCGCTAAGGCTCACGGTTTGAATTGTTATGAAGTGCCAACAGGTTGGAAGTTCTTCTGTGCCTTATTCGACGCTAAGAAATTGTCTATCTGTGGTGAAGAATCGTTCGGTACTGGTTCCAACCATGTCAGAGAAAAGGATGGTATTTGGGCCATTCTTGCCTGGTTAAACCTTCTTGCCATTTACAACAAACATCACCCAGACAGAGATGTCTCTATTAAGATTATTCAAGATGAATTCTGGAATAAATATGGTCGTACATTCTTTACTCGTTATGATTACGAAAAAGTCGCCACTGAAGATGCCGCTAAGGTTATTGACAATTTGAGAAAACATGTTGAAAGTAAGACTTTTGTAAACCATAAGTTCCCAACTGATGAATCTTTGACCGTTGTGGAAGCAGGTGATTTCTCATACACTGATCTTGATGGTTCTGTCTCTGCTCATCAAGGTTTGTTTTTCAAGTTGTCCAACGGTGCTAGAGTTGTCGTGAGATTATCTGGTACTGGGTCTTCAGGTGCCACAATTAGATTGTACGTGGAGAAATACACTGATGACAAGAGTGTATACGGTCAAAATGCTCAAGTTTATTTGAAGCCTGTCATCCAATCTGTTGTTAAGTTTTTGAACTTCAAGGAATTCATTGGAACTGAAGAACCAACTGTCCGTACTTGa
- the YKU80 gene encoding ATP-dependent DNA helicase YKU80 (ancestral locus Anc_2.444): protein MSAESTTFIVDVSKNMINNDNVSKAMAYIEFTLLEKCKKKRKTDWTSLYAANSIETSNSQEVPNVSQLSPFIAPVTSDDVAATMRRLQKQCEVKNEADDMESSMVQCLLVASLDIREQFGAKKMLRQIMVFTDDLNGLNFNDEEIDVLVGEIDSRIILVDCQEDSEDGEEEGKKNVDKAWLKLIKKLPGSMILPMDDLLLEITSPKPAVVKPVRVFNGELRLGANIDSNAESNADDMNCLSMKVEGYPATKSLQSLNRRNTIKTVTGENHSTKYIPVKSVIEYEVINPKESSQDADDKNDARPVTVSRDSITKAYRYGADYVVLPSTLQSQLVYETFPGLDIRGFMDMELLPRYYLNSESTFIIADTRLGGLADSVTFGVLVDVLLNNRKVAVARYVPKANSEVQMCVLVPLFVAHHDQSFSGEGEENFVRTLVLNRLPFAEDERVSDFPRLTNRRSTSGRTLPEDKNEIDELDVLMEEFVDSMDTDNLLNVPDPEYYKPISQVTQDTTLRLPTKEVKELENEQDPLRIPAIGVHRQQQVLLEWIHQKVIMGSDAFDIPDIPDKLREQIAPHVNKKVDLSKLLDLLQIKKVEKSAEHGKSEHIEEGPVEIPSLAALLEKGKREST, encoded by the coding sequence ATGTCTGCCGAATCAACCACTTTCATAGTGGATGTGTCCAAGAATATGatcaataatgataacgTCTCGAAAGCAATGGCATACATCGAATTCactttattggaaaaatgcaagaagaaaaggaagacAGATTGGACCAGTTTGTATGCAGCCAATTCCATTGAAACGTCAAATTCTCAGGAGGTACCAAATGTGTCTCAACTGAGCCCCTTTATAGCACCTGTGACTTCTGATGATGTTGCTGCGACGATGAGGCGCCTACAGAAACAATGTGAGGTTAAGAACGAAGCAGATGATATGGAGTCATCTATGGTTCAATGTTTGTTGGTGGCATCTTTGGATATTAGGGAACAATTTGGAGCAAAGAAAATGCTAAGACAGATTATGGTTTTCACTGATGATTTGAATGGattaaattttaatgatgaagagatTGATGTTTTGGTAGGTGAGATTGATTCTAGGATTATACTTGTTGATTGCCAAGAGGATTCTGAGGATGGGGAAGAAGAGGGAAAGAAGAATGTTGATAAGGCTTGGCTGAAATTGATCAAGAAATTGCCAGGTTCTATGATCTTGCCCATGGATGATTTACTATTAGAGATAACTTCACCGAAACCTGCTGTTGTGAAACCTGTGCGAGTATTCAACGGGGAGCTAAGACTTGGGGCCAATATTGACAGTAATGCTGAGTCAAATGCTGATGATATGAATTGCCTCTCAATGAAAGTGGAAGGTTATCCTGCAACGAAAAGTCTTCAAAGTTTGAATAGGCGTAACACGATTAAGACTGTAACTGGTGAAAACCATTCCACGAAATACATTCCCGTAAAGTCAGTAATTGAATACGAAGTAATAAACCCTAAAGAAAGTTCCCAGGATGCTGACGATAAAAATGATGCTCGTCCTGTTACCGTGTCAAGAGACTCCATCACCAAGGCGTATAGATATGGTGCGGATTATGTAGTCCTACCATCTACATTACAAAGCCAACTAGTCTACGAGACTTTCCCCGGGTTAGATATAAGAGGGTTCATGGATATGGAGTTGTTGCCGAGGTACTATTTGAACTCTGAATCTACATTTATCATAGCTGATACGAGATTAGGTGGGTTGGCTGATTCTGTCACGTTTGGCGTCCTAGTAGATGTCTTATTGAACAATAGGAAAGTTGCTGTTGCCAGGTATGTGCCAAAGGCGAACAGTGAAGTGCAAATGTGTGTTCTTGTACCGCTATTTGTAGCACATCATGATCAGTCATTCTCTGGTGAAGGTGAAGAAAACTTCGTGAGGACGTTGGTATTAAACCGCTTGCCGTTTGCTGAAGATGAGAGGGTTTCTGATTTCCCCAGACTGACTAATAGAAGGAGTACATCAGGTAGGACATTGCCTGAGGACAAGAACGAAATTGACGAATTAGATGTATTGATGGAGGAGTTTGTGGATTCTATGGATACAGACAATCTACTGAATGTTCCAGATCCCGAATATTATAAGCCAATAAGTCAAGTAACGCAGGATACCACATTGAGATTACCCACTAAGGAGGTCAAAGAACTGGAGAATGAGCAAGATCCGCTAAGAATCCCCGCCATTGGTGTTCACAGACAACAGCAAGTGTTGTTGGAGTGGATACATCAGAAAGTGATTATGGGCTCTGATGCTTTTGATATTCCGGATATTCCAGACAAACTACGAGAGCAGATTGCACCCCATGTAAATAAGAAGGTGGACCTCAGTAAACTACTGGACCTGTTACAAATCAAGAAGGTAGAGAAGAGCGCAGAGCATGGCAAGTCCGAACACATCGAAGAGGGTCCCGTGGAGATACCGTCCCTGGCTGCCCTCCTTGAGAAGGGGAAGAGGGAGTCCACTTAA
- the SPO11 gene encoding DNA topoisomerase (ATP-hydrolyzing) (ancestral locus Anc_7.109), with protein MKSLADFMDKAECKTALLEELTPKSRDILFSPVSKAEDIPFMIQSILSLASVSLQHQQEPIKIQFPLQDGKNLMTLTLPFFGKKFKLKSRNTKPSRKVAILFNILNTVKNRLENGQVSTIRDLYYSNVELYENQRNISFWLSILTRSFRLPSKDLLNIIPAQKGLIYSPIKIMVINNEKVQIITPFETTLIPYLGDNTKIVLSKQANVHINRVLVLEKEAIFSKLVSSRNSDQILITGKGYPDFLTRKFLKLFHESEKESIKNWDIITDADPHGVNITFIYMQTNTYLNYCGATLLQLINLNLKHLSSATQLLSLDQRDVSLTKTLLGRVSMQEVAQASKLKVALQRQMFFQKKGEMNALYSR; from the coding sequence atgaaatctCTGGCTGATTTTATGGATAAAGCTGAGTGCAAGACTGCCCTTTTAGAAGAGCTAACACCCAAATCAAGagatattttattttctccAGTGTCCAAAGCAGAAGATATTCCGTTTATGATTCAATCAATATTATCTTTGGCCTCAGTATCACTTCAACATCAGCAGGAACCAATAAAGATCCAGTTTCCCCTACAGGATGGTAAAAATCTAATGACGTTGACCTTACCATTTTTTGGTAAAAAGTTCAAACTGAAGTCCAGGAATACGAAGCCTTCAAGAAAGGTTGctattcttttcaatatccttAACACAGTTAAGAACAGATTAGAAAATGGGCAAGTGAGCACAATACGAGATTTGTATTATTCTAACGTTGAATTATATGAGAACCAACGAAACATCTCCTTTTGGTTATCCATCTTAACAAGATCGTTTAGATTACCAtcaaaagatttattaaatatcATACCTGCTCAAAAGGGTTTGATTTATTCTCCAATTAAAATTATGGTTATTAACAATGAAAAAGTACAGATTATAACACCTTTTGAGACAACGTTGATTCCGTACTTGGGAGATAATACAAAAATTGTGTTGAGCAAGCAGGCTAATGTTCACATCAATAGGGTACTTGTACTTGAAAAGGAGGCAATATTTAGTAAACTCGTATCTTCTCGTAACTCTGACCAAATATTGATTACAGGAAAGGGTTATCCAGATTTTCTAACAAGGAAGTTTCTTAAGCTGTTTCATGAGAGTGAAAAAGAAAGCATTAAGAACTGGGATATAATAACAGATGCTGATCCACATGGGGTAAACATAACATTTATATACATGCAGACAAACACCTATTTGAATTACTGTGGTGCAACACTTTTGCAATTGATTAACCtcaatttgaaacatttatCATCTGCCACACAGTTGCTGTCGCTTGACCAAAGGGATGTCTCTCTCACCAAAACATTACTTGGTCGCGTATCCATGCAAGAGGTTGCACAAGCAAGTAAGTTGAAGGTAGCCTTACAAAGACAGATGTTCTTTCAGAAGAAAGGTGAGATGAATGCCCTTTATAGCCGCTGA
- the NCAS0F01500 gene encoding uncharacterized protein (ancestral locus Anc_2.441) — MLRQAALKNVTAKRCFQQFAMKSSTVSVATRYYRSTPRFYSSASQATSVRPEPAPSFNVDPAENATSKPSKLAKKIRQEPQMDTSFVGLSGGQIFNEMMKRQNVDTVFGYPGGAILPVYDAIYNSEAFNFVLPKHEQGAGHMAEGYARASGKPGVVLVTSGPGATNVVTPMADALADGIPMVVFTGQVPTSAIGTDAFQEADVVGISRSCTKWNVMVKSVAELPLRINEAFEIAMSGRPGPVLVDLPKDVTAAILREPIPIKSTLPSGTLTQIKSIAQEDFLADSINRAADLINLAKKPVLYVGNGIFNNEDGPRLLKELSERAQIPVTTTIQGLGAFDQEDPKSLDMLGMHGCATANLAMQNADLIIAVGARFDDRVTGNIAKFAPEARRAANEGRGGIIHFEISPKNINKVVEAQVAVEGDAAANIDKMLPAIFPIKERTEWFKEINQWKKDYPYDYMKEVPGGKLKPQTVISKLSKVANATGRPVIVTTGVGQHQMWTAQHWTWKHPRSFITSGGLGTMGYGLPSAIGAQVAHPEALVIDIDGDASFNMTLTELSSAVQAGTPVKIMILNNEEQGMVTQWQSLFYENRYSHTHQLNPDFMKLADAMGLKGIRVKKQEELDGALKEFVSTPGPVLLEVEVEKKVPVLPMVPAGKGLDEFMSYDPKVEKEQNELRHKRTGGKH; from the coding sequence ATGCTAAGACAAGCggcattgaaaaatgttaCAGCAAAGCGCTGTTTCCAACAGTTTGCTATGAAATCATCCACAGTTTCAGTAGCCACCCGTTATTATAGATCCACTCCACGTTTCTACAGTTCTGCCTCTCAAGCGACTTCCGTCAGACCAGAACCAGCTCCAAGTTTCAATGTTGACCCAGCTGAAAATGCTACATCTAAGCCATCTAAACTAGCCAAGAAAATACGCCAAGAACCTCAAATGGACACTTCTTTCGTAGGTTTATCTGGTGGacaaatatttaatgaaatgatgaagagacAAAATGTAGACACTGTCTTTGGGTATCCAGGTGGTGCTATTTTACCTGTTTATGATGCTATATATAATAGTGAAGCTTTTAACTTCGTTCTTCCAAAACATGAACAAGGTGCAGGTCATATGGCTGAAGGTTATGCTAGAGCTTCAGGGAAGCCAGGTGTCGTTTTGGTGACTTCAGGTCCAGGTGCTACCAATGTTGTCACTCCAATGGCTGACGCTCTTGCAGATGGGATTCCAATGGTTGTTTTCACTGGGCAAGTTCCAACTTCTGCCATTGGTACTGATGCATTCCAAGAAGCTGACGTTGTGGGTATCTCCAGATCATGTACTAAATGGAACGTCATGGTTAAATCCGTTGCAGAATTGCCATTGCGTATTAATGAAGCCTTTGAAATAGCGATGAGTGGTAGACCAGGTCCGGTTCTTGTTGATTTACCAAAGGATGTCACAGCTGCCATTTTAAGAGAACCAATCCCAATCAAATCTACTTTACCATCAGGAACTTTGACTCAAATCAAGAGTATTGCTCAAGAAGATTTCTTAGCTGATAGCATTAACAGAGCCGCTGATTTAATCAATTTGGCCAAGAAGCCTGTTCTTTACGTGGGTAATGGTATCTTCAACAATGAAGACGGGCCAAGactattgaaagaattgagtGAACGTGCTCAAATTCCTGTCACTACCACCATTCAAGGGTTGGGTGCCTTTGATCAAGAGGATCCAAAATCATTGGATATGCTAGGTATGCATGGCTGTGCTACTGCTAACTTGGCCATGCAAAATGCTGATTTAATTATTGCCGTCGGTGCTAGGTTCGATGATCGTGTTACTGGTAATATTGCTAAATTTGCACCTGAAGCTCGTCGTGCTGCTAATGAAGGTAGAGGTGGtattattcattttgaaatttcaccaaagaatataaataaGGTTGTCGAAGCTCAAGTTGCTGTTGAAGGTGACGCCGCCGCCAACATTGACAAAATGCTTCCAGCTATCTTCCCAATTAAGGAAAGAACTGAATGgttcaaagaaatcaacCAATGGAAGAAAGATTATCCATATGATTACATGAAGGAAGTCCCAGGTGGAAAATTAAAACCACAAACTGTTATCTCTAAATTATCCAAGGTAGCTAATGCTACTGGAAGACCTGTCATTGTTACCACCGGTGTCGGTCAACATCAAATGTGGACTGCCCAACATTGGACATGGAAACATCCACGTAGTTTCATTACCTCTGGTGGGCTAGGTACCATGGGGTACGGGTTACCATCTGCTATTGGTGCCCAGGTGGCTCATCCAGAAGCATTGGttattgatattgatggtGATGCCTCATTTAATATGACTTTGACCGAATTGAGTTCGGCAGTGCAAGCAGGTACACCAGTGAAGATTAtgattttaaataatgaagaacaagGTATGGTTACCCAATGGCAATCCTTATTCTATGAAAACCGTTACTCTCACACACATCAATTGAACCCAGATTTTATGAAGCTGGCAGATGCTATGGGATTGAAGGGTATCAGAGTtaagaaacaagaagagTTAGATGGTGCCTTGAAGGAATTTGTTAGTACCCCAGGCCCTGTCTTATTAGAAGTTGAAGTTGAAAAGAAGGTTCCAGTTTTGCCAATGGTTCCAGCTGGTAAAGGTTTAGATGAATTCATGAGTTACGATCCAAAGGTGGAAAAGGAACAAAATGAACTTCGTCATAAACGTACAGGTGGTAAGCACTAA